A window of Deltaproteobacteria bacterium genomic DNA:
CGCGCCGCGGTCGCCGAGCGCGCACGCCCGCGCGCGCAGCCGCGCGACCTCGGCCGCGTCGCCGCCGGCGGCGGCGAGCACCTCGGCGAGCTGCCGGCAGCCGAGCGCATCGTCGAGGTCGCACGCGCGCGCCAGCAGCGCCTTGGCGCGGTCCTCGTCGCGCGGCCCGCCCAGTCCGGCGCCCGCCAGCAAGCCCGCCTGGCGGCAGGCGGGCCCGTCGCCGCGCTCGCATCCCTTGCCGAACCACACGGCCGCCGGCGCGTGCCCGCGCGCGACCCCGCGGCCGACCGCGTACATCTCGCCGAGGTAGCGACACGCCACCGGGTCGCCGCCGTCGCACGCCCGCGCGAACAGCTGCGCCGCGCGCGCGTCGTCGCGCGGCCCGGCCTCGCCACTGGCGACCAGCTCGCCGAGGCTGCGGCAGCCGAACGGCACGCCGGCGGCGCACACCTTGTCGAACAGCGCGCGCGCGCGCTGCACGTCGCGCGGGACGCCGCGGCCCTGCAGCGCCATCCGGGCCAGGTTCCAGCACGCGAGCGGCTCGCCGGCGTCGCACGCCTTGGCGAACAGCCGGGCGCCGCGCGGCTCGTCGACGGCGACGCCGACTCCGTGCGCAACCAACTGTCCGAGGTTGTTGCACGCCTTGGCGTAGTCCGCGTCGCACGCGCGAGCAAACAGCTCGCGCGCGCGCGACGGGTCGGCCGCGACGCCGACGCCCTCCATGTACATCACGCCGAGGTTGCGGCACGCCTCCCAGTCGCCGCGGCCGCACCGCCGCTCGAGCGCCTGCGGCACGCTCGCCGCCGGCGCCGCGTCGTCGCCCCGCGCCGCCGCGCGCTGTCCGTCGCCGCCGCGACACGCGATCGCCACCGCCACCGCCGCGGCCGCGGCGGCCGCTCGTCCGTCGGTTCGCATGCGCGGTGGTGTAGCATGGTGTACGGTCTGAGCGTGCGCCGCCCGTGGTTTCTGTGCGCGCTCGCCGCGGTCACGCTCTACTCGTGCCCGTACTTCGGCCAGCTCAAGAGCGCCAACGAGCTGCCGCGGATCTTTTTGACCACGGAGATGGTCGACCGCGGGACGTTCGCGATCGACGCGCGCCTGCCCGAACTCGGCTCGCGGTTCGACGTGTCGCGCACCCCCGACGGCCGCCACTTCTCGAACAAGGCGCCGGGTCTGTCGCTGCTGGCGGTCCCGGCCTACCTCGCGGTCAAGGGCTGGCACGCGGTCGCCGGCGGCACGCCGTCGCTGCGCGAGCTGACCTGGGCGTTTCGACTGTCGGCGGTCGCCGTGCCGGCGCTGGCGTTTTTGCCCGTGTTCTGGGCGGTCGCGCGCCGGT
This region includes:
- a CDS encoding sel1 repeat family protein; protein product: MRRVRRERVAGAPRRAEARGVIRGQRRRGRRGAGERERGMAPSARRARQQVQPDREAGDRRLVVDEHREPGEGTGRGGPPAGPAQVGRARQRDRAREARAAQGRGDLMRVKQDRVGQGERAERVGRQRRVGRARRAGGEPARDRPEHGQKRQRRHGDRRQSKRPGQLAQRRRAAGDRVPALDREVGRDRQQRQTRRLVREVAAVGGARHVEPRAEFGQARVDRERPAVDHLRGQKDPRQLVGALELAEVRARVERDRGERAQKPRAAHAQTVHHATPPRMRTDGRAAAAAAAVAVAIACRGGDGQRAAARGDDAAPAASVPQALERRCGRGDWEACRNLGVMYMEGVGVAADPSRARELFARACDADYAKACNNLGQLVAHGVGVAVDEPRGARLFAKACDAGEPLACWNLARMALQGRGVPRDVQRARALFDKVCAAGVPFGCRSLGELVASGEAGPRDDARAAQLFARACDGGDPVACRYLGEMYAVGRGVARGHAPAAVWFGKGCERGDGPACRQAGLLAGAGLGGPRDEDRAKALLARACDLDDALGCRQLAEVLAAAGGDAAEVARLRARACALGDRGACPPADAGP